A region of Allocoleopsis franciscana PCC 7113 DNA encodes the following proteins:
- a CDS encoding RNA recognition motif domain-containing protein → MSIYVGNLSYDVTEEDIREVFAEYGTVNNVTLPKDRETGRKRGFAFVEMGTDEEETAAIEALDGAEWMGRNLKVNKAKPREDNKPFGGGSRSNNFKSSRRY, encoded by the coding sequence ATGTCAATCTATGTCGGCAACCTCTCCTATGATGTCACGGAAGAAGACATAAGAGAAGTTTTTGCCGAGTACGGAACTGTAAATAATGTTACATTGCCTAAAGATCGAGAGACCGGTCGTAAGCGGGGCTTTGCATTTGTAGAAATGGGAACAGACGAAGAAGAAACCGCAGCGATTGAGGCTCTTGATGGCGCTGAGTGGATGGGTCGAAACCTGAAGGTTAATAAGGCGAAGCCTCGCGAAGACAATAAACCCTTTGGCGGTGGTAGTCGCTCCAACAACTTTAAATCTTCTCGACGCTACTAA
- a CDS encoding PD-(D/E)XK nuclease superfamily protein, translating to MNQGGRAVISGNVLEKTVETILQVHGYTEICRDLPKKRRRDWLLYSHEPPKRYSKQVYIGSGIYGTAIYVDFYVFNSVSIPDGLIVECKWQQAGGSVDEKLPYLNLNIQTCYPSPTVVLIDGEGMKKGAINWLTRQVDCNPNLLAVHNLTHFMIWANNHL from the coding sequence ATGAATCAGGGTGGTAGAGCCGTCATTTCTGGGAATGTTTTAGAAAAAACGGTTGAAACAATCTTACAGGTACATGGATATACCGAAATCTGTCGAGATTTGCCTAAAAAACGACGACGAGACTGGCTGCTATACTCGCATGAGCCACCCAAACGATACTCTAAACAGGTTTATATTGGTTCGGGAATTTATGGAACAGCGATTTACGTAGACTTTTATGTTTTTAATTCTGTATCCATTCCCGATGGTCTTATTGTTGAATGCAAATGGCAGCAAGCGGGTGGCTCAGTAGATGAAAAACTTCCCTACCTCAATTTAAATATACAGACTTGTTATCCCTCTCCTACAGTCGTGTTGATTGATGGTGAAGGAATGAAAAAAGGAGCTATAAATTGGCTAACTAGACAAGTAGATTGTAATCCCAATTTATTGGCTGTACATAACCTAACCCATTTTATGATTTGGGCTAACAACCATCTTTAA
- a CDS encoding SOS response-associated peptidase, whose translation MCGRFSQSQSAETITQVFQVAVPPLTPRYNIAPTQSVATILQTPEHQDRQFKMLHWGLIPSWAKDSKMGSRLINARAETVAEKPSFRSAFRHRRCLVLADGFYEWQQQENQKQKQPYYFRLQDGCPFAFAGLWERWQPVDGEAIESCTLLTTEANELMRPIHNRMPVILDPKNYDLWLNPQMKQQESLEALLCPYPTEEMTAYPVSKVVNKPVNDSAECIERLESP comes from the coding sequence ATGTGTGGAAGATTTAGTCAGAGCCAATCAGCAGAGACAATCACCCAGGTTTTTCAGGTGGCGGTTCCTCCCCTGACACCCCGATACAATATCGCGCCGACTCAGTCGGTGGCTACGATTCTACAAACTCCAGAACACCAAGACAGGCAGTTCAAAATGTTACATTGGGGACTGATTCCAAGCTGGGCGAAAGACTCAAAAATGGGATCACGGCTCATTAATGCTAGAGCAGAAACGGTGGCAGAGAAACCATCATTTCGCAGTGCTTTCCGGCATCGGCGCTGTTTAGTACTAGCCGATGGTTTTTATGAGTGGCAGCAACAGGAGAATCAAAAACAAAAGCAGCCGTATTATTTTCGTTTGCAGGATGGATGTCCGTTCGCGTTTGCTGGCTTGTGGGAACGTTGGCAACCTGTTGACGGTGAGGCGATTGAGTCTTGTACTCTCTTAACTACGGAGGCAAATGAGTTGATGCGTCCTATTCACAACCGAATGCCAGTGATTCTTGACCCAAAGAACTATGATTTGTGGTTGAACCCACAGATGAAGCAGCAGGAGTCGTTAGAGGCTTTACTGTGTCCTTATCCAACTGAAGAAATGACAGCTTACCCAGTTAGTAAGGTGGTAAATAAACCCGTCAATGATAGTGCCGAGTGTATTGAGAGACTTGAAAGCCCATGA
- the rpsU gene encoding 30S ribosomal protein S21 has protein sequence MAQVIRGEHEGIEATLRRFKREVSKAEIFPDMKKHRHFETPIQKRKRKAIARQKQVKRMSRYRNKRRD, from the coding sequence ATGGCTCAAGTGATCAGAGGCGAACATGAAGGGATTGAGGCAACCTTACGTCGATTTAAGCGAGAAGTTTCCAAAGCGGAAATTTTTCCAGACATGAAGAAGCATCGTCACTTTGAAACGCCTATTCAAAAACGCAAGCGCAAAGCCATTGCCCGACAAAAGCAGGTTAAGAGGATGTCTCGCTACAGAAACAAAAGACGTGATTAA